ggaaggaggaaagaGGCTGGAACAGTGGGCTGTTAAAAGCAAGTGCTGAGGCCTCTacaggaagatttttttctccctgatATTTCTCAGagtggaaaataaatctgacaagGGTATGCTTCGTTTACCTATATATGCATGGGAGTGCATGTTCACGTTCATCTGTGTCTTTGTGGGGGTGTAAGTTGGTTGGGGGGCAGAAGGAGGGAATCTGGTAAGGGAGATGCATGAAAGAGAGCTTACTGTAAGAAACTGACCAGATTGAGCTTTAGCTACCATCATGATAAGTCAAACAAAGGAGTTGTTTCAtgatattaaatacattttcacattaaatcctGGTAAATTAAATGATCTGAATTTATTCTGGCCTGGTCTGATCTTTTAGCCCTTTGCCATTTCATACATTcgtagttttggttgttttgttcctGAAAAGTTTGGGTGTGAAAGTTAGCTGGATGTTTTGAACTAACAATCCATCGACTATCCAACATTGTGATACTGTGTACCCACACAGAcaactgatttaaattaatgttCCACAATCTACCCGTAGCCCACTTTAGTTACTGTACATGACTCGGTTACCAGCAGTAGGTTGGTCATAGACCCACTTGAGCCTAATGTTTTGGCTCAGTTAGGCGTCATCAACCATATATCAATTTTTATCTGGCTGGGGAATGTCTTCCACCCACAATGACAACCAGTTTAATTGCTTTTCTGAAATCTATCCATGTAAGAAGATGTTCCGTAGATTTAAATTCCTCGTCAGAAGGTCACTCACacttattttgatttgattagaGGTAGTACTATCTTAACTTATCCAATTGTCCCAATGTCATATCCACATTATAATTTCATAACCATGTATCTAAACAGCTGAATTTCTAAATTTTTCACCCAGTGCTTTATAAATGTAAGTATGTATGGCCTTTACAGTTACAAAATGAAAGTAGGAAGGGACAAATTGGAAAGTACATGGCTAAAAAGTTGGAGGTACAAATTGactgcttatttttatttttttccctctggcTTCTTTGGATGTTTATGGCTCTGAAAATGAGTCACCTCTCTCGTTATGTTTCTAGCTTCAAACAATCTTTATGACAAAACGTGtctataaagaaagaaaatgttgcagtgCTTCCTGGGAGGTGGGCACAGCCTCTTCCTGTGCATTTTTGAGGCCGTGCTGCAGCAACCCAAAGCTTTATGTCGAGTGACCAGAACCAGCTGAAACCGGTTAGAGGCAGACTGAGGGCTGATGGGAACAATGCCGTCTCTATGCTACACGGGGATAGAGATAGCCCAGACTGCTCCATGGCAGCCCCTCACAGCTCAGCCGCTGGTAGCTAGCAGGGCTCCCCTGCCTGCTCTTTGCCTGCTGAGTGTTGGAGTGCAGAGCTGGACGGTTCACGAGGGGAGAAAGGAGATTTGGGAAGGGACGAGGGCAGGGGGACGGGGCTGGCTATGAGTCTGTGAATCTGCTGCTGGGAGCCCTGCCTCACacattcacatacacacactcaacACAGGAGCATGATCTATGTGTCTGTTTATATGTCTTAGTGCTGCTTGTGGTGCAGAGAATGACCGAAGACGATCCATATCAGGACCACCAGCACTCACCAGATGCCTGGATGTAACCTGACCTTGTATTCTGGGCCTTTGCCTGTTtgggaagatttttttttcccagacagGGTGGGGTGGATGCCTCCTGTGGGTTAGCTGTGTTGTGACTCTGTTTGTTGCAGGATGGAAGGCAGCAAAGAAAGAAGGTTTGGCTAAGTGGCTGGACTGAACGAAGACAAGAGGGTGAGGACTTGCTGATTAACCTTGCATGTCTCCACCATTATTTTACATACACTTTACTGAAACAGCAGCTgtcttttataaaatgttgattcttactggaggaaaaaaagtgcaTGTGCATTAAACTGCTGGTATAGAAAGCCattctgtgttgtgtttttgtcatttttcttcatcAACGCTTCCTACGTCAGGCTGCTGTGGCTGTCATGGCTGAAACTCGCTGTTTTTCAACCAGGCCTTTCTCCCTCTCcctgctgcagcttcacacagctcagcagccattttttttcttctcacaggATTTACTGCCTTCTCTCTCCCTTCATTGccatttttattctcttcacTATTTCTGTCATATTATCTCCACGATTCCTTCTCTTTGAAGTGAAGTTATAAAATATGGATTCAGGCAAAATAAGATTGCTTTTTGTCATGGGTCCATGAGTGCAAATAGATTTGGTACAAAGTACTGCTCTGGTTTTGTATTACATAGAAGATCAGCTCCATGTATGTAACTCAAGCACCCATGTTTATTAACCTTGTTTGCACAGATCAAAATCAAGAAATTATTAAGATTTAATCacttgttttttgggggggttttttctgggaggggggaggaggggttTGCTTGCAGAATTTAAACATGAACCACACAATCATAATACAAGCAAACACAACTTTCCATGACACTACAGTGCCAAAGGCTTGAATATAGGACTGTGTGACTGAAGACAAATTAGCATGGatcatgtaaataattaaacaaataaatctgacattcAGAACACAAGAAGTTCAGCATCTGAAATTCCATAATCTGCTTTCCATACAGTTTTGTTCacttatttacaaagaaaattcaCCTCCATGAATGCCATACTAATTTGGATCTTCAATTATTTATCACACATGAAGTGGAATGACTATACAACATGCGAttacaataaatttataaaacaagaaCTTGATGCAAAAGTTAGAACTTTCTCTGATTAACACCtagtcaaaattatacatactgTATCAAATATATTGCACCTACACCCCTTCCAATTTTAGTCTAAATGTTTCTTGACCTTACATCAGGAAGTATCTTTAACCTTACACAAGTGTTTGGCATTATTCTGGCTTAATATTTGGTCAGTGTTCTTAATTACAGTTGTAGTAGTATCTTAGACATACAAACTTTATCAAATACTGAGAGAATATTTTTAGTTCAAAAACATATTCCAAAAACGTTGTGATCAAAGCATCTGTCTTGGAGTGGGCAATTCAAGCTTAATTAAACTGTTCTCAATTCATTTGTGTATTTCAGGTGACCTAATCATCAGAACGAGGGAAGGAACATGGGAGATATGAAGACGCCTGACTTTGATGACCTACTGGCGGCCTTTAACATCCCTGACATGGTGGATCCTAAAGCTGCCATTGAATCTGGTCACCAAGATGAGCAAGATGGACAACTCAAGCAACAGAGCAATCGGGGGACTGACTGTGAAGATGAGTCTCACAACTCCTGCAGCGAACATGATGCAGGTGTTAGTGTAATTGTAAAAAACATTCGCAGCACAGACACAAGTGAATATGTTGGAACcaaatttgaaaaagacaaatattttaactcaCATTCCCAAGCAAGTGCTGTCGGGAATGGACTACCTAATGGCTGCTTATCAACAGCACCACCAGCTGCTCAACACACTAAGGAAGGATTGAAAGTTCCTAGAGATGATGGATATCGATTCAATCCTCAATCTCATACTTTCACTCAGTTCAGTCCAATATCTAGTGCTGAAGAgtttgatgatgatgacaaaATTGAGTTAGTTGACACAACTGGCGTACAGAAAAGCCAAGTCTTCTTTACTTCCATTGCTAAAACAGAAGACCAGATTTCAAGGATTGACTCTGATTCAGGTCAAAACAAGAATCAGAGTCAAAGGAGATGTTCTTACAGTCCATCTCGATTACCTTTACCAGAAAAAACCCTGGAAGACAATTTTTTCAAATCTCAGAATCAAGCTTCCATGGATGCTATAAAGTCACCTGAGCTAGTTGATGTGCTAAGTATCCCACAAGTCAAAGACCAGTCCCCTACAAAACTGTATTCTTGTATAGCAGCTATTGCATCACTAAGCGGGAACACATCTGAATTTGATGTGTTGGACTCTATACCAGCACAGAAAGAGACTAAACCATCTAAGGAAAATCTCAGAGCAATAGACAGACTACAGGAGCAAGAGTCAGACATTGATTTGACAAAGAACCTTCTTACCAGGGAACCAGAAAGCCCCTCTGGTGTCATCAGTGAATGCAGCAGCAAAGGTTCCCCTGCTTCTAACACAGACACCACTCCAGTCATTCCAAAGGttagaattaaaacaattaagacCTCTTCTGGACAGATCAAGCGTACTGTCAGTAGAGTCCTTCCGGAATTTGAAACTGAAAGCTTGAAGAAAGAAGACAATAGTCCATGTCTCATGACAACTACCAGCACACTTTTTACATCATCAACAAGGCCCTCTTTGCCATCGACTGTGGTAGCAACCAGCAGGTGTccatcaattgaaatcacaaaacaaatgacTATTAAGCCTGTGGCAACAGCTTTCCTGCCAGTATCTGCAGTCAAAACAGCTGGTTCACAAGTTATTAACCTTAAGCTGGCCAACAACACTACAGTCAAAGCAACAGTTATCCCTGCCGCATCTGTGCAAAGTGCCAGCAGTGCTATCCTGAAAGCCGCAAATGCTATCCAGCAACAAACAGTCATGGTTCCTGCCTCCAGTTTGGCCAATGCTAAGCTTGTGCCAAAGACAGTGCATCTTAGTAACCTCAGTATTCTTCCTCAGACAGTGTCATCTGTTGCCTGTGATCTTCAGCAGGTCTTATGCTCCTCGAAACCATCCAAAAAGCAACGACCACAACCAAGTAAACAGACTGGTGTCACTGGCCAAGCTTCTAAAAAAGTCTCTCGGGTTCAGGTGTTCACAAGCTCTCCAGGCTCTGTAGTAGATGCTTTCAATAAAGTCCTAAGTAGCCTGAACCCTCTTCCTGTGTATGTCCCAAACCTCTCTCCACCAACCTCCGCCTGCATTTCATTACCCTCCCGGGGCTACAAGTGCCTGGAGTGTGGAGACTCGTTTGCTCTTGAAAAGAGCCTGACACACCACTATGAACGCCGCAGTGTGCGAATCGAGGTCACCTGCAACCACTGTGCCAAAGGTTTGGTTTTCTACAACAAATGTAGCCTTTTATCTCATGCAAGAGGTCACAAGGACAAAGGGATGGTCATGCAGTGCTCACATCTAATCCTCAAACCCATTCCTGCAGATCAGATGATTAGTTCATCAAATTTGCCAGTGACCCCTTGTATCAACACCCCCACATCTCAAGCACAGGCACCTGCAAGTCAAACCCAAGCTAAGACTGCTGGTGGTAACCAGACTACAGTGATATCAGCTCCTTCCAGCGCTCCCCTTATGGCAGCCATGCCTTTGGAGGATGATGCATCAAAGCTTGGTCGGCACAACTTGAAATGCTTGGAGTGCAATGAAATATTCCAGGATGACAGTTCACTGGCCATGCACTATCAACAAGCACCAGAATCCAACAGTCAGGTAGGTACCATGTTATTCAAAAAAAGGCTAAGGCTTGACAAGGGCTGCACAGGTGTATAGTTCTTTGTATGGTTGCCTGGTCCCAAGAAAGTCCATTGTCTGAGTCCCAGGGAGAACAGGTAAGCTCTGCATGGAGTTTAcctgttctccctgtgcatgtctAGGTTCTAGCAGGGTACTCCAACTTCCTtccacagtttaaaaatatgtgtgTTAGTTCAATTGATATTTCTAAATTGGTTTcagagtgagtgtgtgtatggTCATTtttttggatggatggatggatggatggatggaagtcttcttttttgtctatCCTGGCCTGTAGTGTTAATATTGATCACTCTGTCTCTCTGTAATATTTCTGCCTTTTTGTATAATTGTTCTAGCTTGTTCATAAAAATAGatcaacatttatttccttttttcatagAAAACATGCACAGTTTGCCAGATGCTTCTTTCAAATCAATGCAGCTTTCTGTCACACCAACGAATCCATCAGCACAAGTCCCCTTATATTTGTCCGGAGTGTGGTGCCAGTTGTCGCTCTGTTCACTTTCAGTCCCACGTCACCAAGAACTGCCTGCATTACACTCGCAGAATCGGCTATCGGTGAGTATAtcttaattaaaaccaaaattattcatacttcTAGTTTCTCTTTTGCTGAGATATCATTTCCAGTGGTTGCGTACATTTCATTGTTGAAGAGAACCAATGTTTCACTCTAAGTGGTCTTTTTCTTACTTCAATGTCCAAAGACCATTttaattgtcattttaattgCAGTTATTTAGCTTGGTTTCTTGGCAATTTGGCTTCAGCTTGACACCTAATATCGCTTCATGACACATCATTCAGGACAAAATGACAGGGACAAAAGGTGACAGCCACAGTCCTTGTGGTTAAGTCATCCAAGATACAGgctattaaattttttttgtttttttttgttttcaaccaaTAATAGACCAgttaaaaacctgttttcaatCAATTCTTGACATTTTTGTCCCTAAAGGGGACAAAAAACACTCACTCCCTCATTAGCATAAAGCCTCAATTGAAGAAGAACTGGAGAATATCAAAGAAGTCATTGGTGAGAGGTAGAGGCTGCCAGTCCATCATAGGACcaacacagataaaaaaaattacaacaatgtACACGCATGCATACATCTAATTTAGTGTGAGCTTGATAGGTTACTAGTTTTGGTATtgctatttttgtatttaagaacAGAAGtaacaaatgatttaatttaataggGGAACCAACAACTGTCATCAAGGATTTGCAATAAATATGGGACTTTTTCATAATTGTGGAATGCAAATTTATCCAAATTTTCCTCAcaaatttttgcaaatttttttattca
The sequence above is a segment of the Gambusia affinis linkage group LG17, SWU_Gaff_1.0, whole genome shotgun sequence genome. Coding sequences within it:
- the znf532 gene encoding zinc finger protein 532 — translated: MGDMKTPDFDDLLAAFNIPDMVDPKAAIESGHQDEQDGQLKQQSNRGTDCEDESHNSCSEHDAGVSVIVKNIRSTDTSEYVGTKFEKDKYFNSHSQASAVGNGLPNGCLSTAPPAAQHTKEGLKVPRDDGYRFNPQSHTFTQFSPISSAEEFDDDDKIELVDTTGVQKSQVFFTSIAKTEDQISRIDSDSGQNKNQSQRRCSYSPSRLPLPEKTLEDNFFKSQNQASMDAIKSPELVDVLSIPQVKDQSPTKLYSCIAAIASLSGNTSEFDVLDSIPAQKETKPSKENLRAIDRLQEQESDIDLTKNLLTREPESPSGVISECSSKGSPASNTDTTPVIPKVRIKTIKTSSGQIKRTVSRVLPEFETESLKKEDNSPCLMTTTSTLFTSSTRPSLPSTVVATSRCPSIEITKQMTIKPVATAFLPVSAVKTAGSQVINLKLANNTTVKATVIPAASVQSASSAILKAANAIQQQTVMVPASSLANAKLVPKTVHLSNLSILPQTVSSVACDLQQVLCSSKPSKKQRPQPSKQTGVTGQASKKVSRVQVFTSSPGSVVDAFNKVLSSLNPLPVYVPNLSPPTSACISLPSRGYKCLECGDSFALEKSLTHHYERRSVRIEVTCNHCAKGLVFYNKCSLLSHARGHKDKGMVMQCSHLILKPIPADQMISSSNLPVTPCINTPTSQAQAPASQTQAKTAGGNQTTVISAPSSAPLMAAMPLEDDASKLGRHNLKCLECNEIFQDDSSLAMHYQQAPESNSQKTCTVCQMLLSNQCSFLSHQRIHQHKSPYICPECGASCRSVHFQSHVTKNCLHYTRRIGYRCVHCSMIFVDVTTLKSHIQNMHCEVFYKCPLCPMAFKSAPGTHSHAYTQHPGAKAGEPKVIYKCSMCDTVFTLQSLLSSHFEQHISNFKVSVFKCPDCSMHYAQKQLMLDHIKAIHGTLKTIEAPPNLGINLPLSAKPTNSNSANSNIPKNNNKDGENVFCQDKGEKKPSSSPLKTTNSNCAADLKSPVSSGYTCGECNAPLRSRELFVTHMRREHGKILKKHPCQQCDKSFSSSHSLCRHNRLKHKGLRKVYTCPYCPALSQPFTKRVLLDQHIQMIHGGKHPAGRTENVETSPDKQTNRSPKRNPDEDEGSPGFNSRGSDSQPLKRLKVNILKNHKCAVCGFTTEDIAAFHKHIPQHKSDGSSHQCQECGLCYTSPRSLARHLFIVHRLKELKSLGRYNGRDREDEESQRENQLDVVDENNDGTPNTKCKVCGNTFETEGQLKTHMRTHGMAFIRSKTLSAAQK